One window of Vitis riparia cultivar Riparia Gloire de Montpellier isolate 1030 chromosome 5, EGFV_Vit.rip_1.0, whole genome shotgun sequence genomic DNA carries:
- the LOC117914184 gene encoding uncharacterized protein LOC117914184, with protein MGLSGREGFFDSVKEGSSSSAKKKKKNTCCQTRVRADRMGPEAAAVFPESEVIEDDCDLGKRLDEESCNGENESLWLSSDCYSPSSFFSEYRLYDWPPLSFDEWMISWLQVSRQVWFSSGKGIGFFDGSRINPIEEACLVLEKNLPDAEKILQEDLEEEEVVTWLLSTTENDVADSSSVIFSESSVSSFEESAGSESPSTPLITHLKPSFRGLDLDRTGFWVSLVDLDGEDFKWISDSGSVLDSLQSSDFPSPSYKTISSSGGSVAEDSEDFNTDELLFWPFEQKPDWSSGNWDCFSMSPRKNSYLTNAASGPHNRKTDPNEVSRRLVFTSGSTASKILEWKQRSNKKGVWRTSAAPSSLSKPAKTSKETVPSDSDNNIIEPEEKVLNQIFLEEFASNEELPIETLLGLDEFDGHEGVDLEFNKDDFFLDQAP; from the coding sequence ATGGGGCTCAGTGGAAGAGAGGGCTTTTTTGATTCTGTGAAGGAAGGTTCGTCTTCATCtgcaaaaaagaagaagaagaacacatgTTGTCAAACCAGAGTAAGAGCTGATCGGATGGGTCCTGAGGCAGCTGCTGTTTTCCCTGAATCAGAAGTGATAGAAGATGACTGTGATCTTGGTAAGCGGCTTGATGAGGAGAGTTGCAATGGTGAAAATGAGAGTTTGTGGTTGTCTTCGGATTGCTACTCACCATCATCCTTTTTTTCTGAGTATAGATTGTATGATTGGCCTCCCTTATCTTTTGATGAATGGATGATTTCATGGCTACAAGTATCAAGGCAGGTCTGGTTTTCTTCGGGGAAAGGCATCGGTTTCTTTGATGGGTCTAGGATAAATCCTATAGAAGAGGCTTGTTTGGTTCTTGAGAAAAACTTACCGGACGCAGAAAAAATTTTGCAGGAAGatttggaagaagaagaggtgGTCACTTGGCTGCTGAGCACAACAGAAAATGATGTAGCTGATTCTTCCTCTGTAATCTTTTCTGAGAGTTCTGTGTCTTCCTTTGAGGAATCTGCAGGTTCTGAAAGTCCTTCAACCCCTCTCATCACCCATCTAAAACCAAGTTTTCGGGGTTTGGATTTGGACAGAACAGGCTTTTGGGTGTCATTAGTGGATCTAGATGGGGAAGATTTCAAGTGGATTTCAGATTCAGGGTCAGTTTTGGATTCACTCCAATCATCTGATTTTCCTAGCCCATCCTACAAGACCATATCGAGTTCTGGTGGTTCAGTAGCTGAGGACTCGGAGGATTTCAACACAGATGAGCTGCTTTTCTGGCCATTCGAACAGAAACCCGATTGGAGTTCTGGAAACTGGGATTGCTTCTCCATGTCACCGCGCAAGAACAGCTACCTGACAAATGCTGCATCAGGACCCCATAACAGGAAAACCGACCCAAATGAAGTGAGCAGAAGACTTGTGTTCACTTCAGGATCAACAGCTTCAAAGATCCTGGAATGGAAGCAAAGAAGCAACAAGAAGGGTGTCTGGAGGACCAGCGCCGCGCCTTCAAGTTTGAGCAAACCAGCCAAAACTTCCAAGGAAACAGTGCCTTCAGATTCAGACAACAATATTATAGAGCCAGAAGAAAAAGTTCTCAATCAGATTTTCCTGGAGGAGTTTGCATCAAATGAAGAACTTCCTATTGAGACATTGTTAGGCCTTGATGAGTTTGATGGCCATGAGGGGGTCGATTTGGAATTCAACAAAGATGATTTCTTCCTCGACCAAGCTCCCTGA